The Pedobacter ginsengisoli region AGGAAGTACTGGATAATGCAAGAAGCGAGCTTTCAAAATGGAATAAAGAGAGTTATGAAAAACTGTCGGATAAAGAGAAGAGCCTTTACAAAAGTGCTTTCGTGATCAATTCCGGAGATTCTGATTTTCGATCAATTACAGAACTTACCTATAATGATCAAGGTGCAAAGCGAAATGTGACAGTGCCAAAAGGAGATTTGCTTCATCAATTTAGACAGGATGTAAATACAGGGAAATTGCCGGTGGTATCCTGGCTTGCCGGGCCACAAAACTTCTCCGACCATCCAAGTGCTCCATGGTATGGAGCATGGTATGTGTCAGAAATTCTAGACATTTTAACCAAGAACCCCGAAGTTTGGAAGAAAACAATATTCATTGTTACTTATGATGAAAATGATGGTTATTTTGATCATGTTCCTCCTTTTTCAATTTCAGACACCAGGCTGCCCGGAAGCGGAAAATGTTCTGCAGGTATAGAAACTGAAATCGAACATGTACGTTTGGAGAATGAATTGAAACAGGGAATTCCTAAAAATCAGGCCAGAGAGGCTCCAATAGGTCTTGGTTTTCGGGTTCCGATGGTTATTGCATCACCTTGGAGCAGAGGAGGTAAAGTGTGCTCAGAAGTTTTTGATCATACTTCAACATTACAGTTTTTGGAAGGGTTTGTAAATAAGAAATTTAAAAAGAATATCAAGCTTGATAATATAAGCAAATGGCGTCGTACCATTTGTGGAGACCTTACTTCCGCTTTTAGTCCTTATAATGGTGATAAACTAGAAAAGATTGCTTTTCTTGACAGAGATAAAAATGTTGAAACTATATATAATGCTAAATTTAAGGATAGCCCTATAGGATTTAAGAAGCTTTCGGGTTCGGATATTGCGCGAATTGCAAATCAAAAGGCAGGAATGCTGGTACAGGAAAAGGGGATACGCCCATCTTGTGCTCTGCCTTATGAGTTGTATGTTGATGGAGCGATAACTAAGGATGGAACTAATTTTGAAATTGAATTTAAAGCGGGGAATAATATTTTCGACAAAAAAACTGCAGGATCTCCGTTTACAGTTAGTGTACCCGTAAAGTATAATGACGAAACAAGTAAAGATGAAATCTCAAGAAATTGGTCGTTTGCTGTTTCAGCTGGAGATCATTTAAATTACGGCTGGCCTGTTAATGCATTTGAAAACGGAGTGTATCATCTTCGTGTTCATGGGCCTAATGGTTTTTATAGGGAGTTTATTGGAAATGAAGATAATCAACAGATAAAGGTAAATGCCAGCTACGAGTCTAACCGACTTAATCCAGCTAAACTAACTGGTAATATTAAAGTGGATATTGTTAATGCTGGGGCAAAAGCCCAAACAGTTATTATAAGAGACAATAGCTATGGTAAAGGAAGTCAAACCAAATTGGTAGCAGCTGGCGGTAAGGCAAGCGTTGTTCTGGATCTATCAAGATCATACCAATGGTATGATCTTAGCATAAAGCTTGAGGGAAATAATATTTTTGAAGAGCGGTTTGCAGGGAGAGTAGAAACAGGTTTAGAGACCAAAACGGACCCGTTAATGGGGGGTACAGCTTAGCATTGATAAAGATGATATAGGATTGTTTATTACTTTTGTTATATCTTTACCGTATGAACAAGAGTTGGTTAGCAATCATTTTTCTGATTATATCAAATCAAGCAATGACCCAAACCAGTCATTTTCTGCCGCAGCAACCGCCACAGGGAAGTGGAGCTATTAATATTGTAGTATCCAATTTGGAGGAGAACGAAGGGGATATGTATTTTGCTGAGGCTGAGAGAAATGAACGAAATGGAGAACTTAATGAAGCAGTAACCTTATTTGGTAAAGCCGCTTTTGAATATAATAGCGCTAAACAGTTTGTCCGTTATGGGGAAGCCTTAATGAGGTTAAGTAACGTACATTATTTACTGGCCCACTTTAATGAGGCAGAGCAAGTAGTTTTAAATGTTGCATTAAAGAACTATTCAAAGATAGGGAGTAGAAATGGCCAGATGGAATCTTATAGTCAGTTGGGAAGGATTTATCTGGCACTAAATAAACCTACACAGTCTTTATGGTTTTATACTCAGCAAGGAATATTGGCAAAGCAGATAGGTAATAGTTCAGCTTATATTGAATCTGTTTTGGGTGCCGCAAATGTAAAAATCAGGAAAAAGGAGTATGCTTTGGCAAGTAAGGATCTTAACAGAGCTGAACTTTTAGCAAAATCAGCAAATACAAGCGAGTTCAAAAATCAGATAAAAGACGCTAGATCCATGCTTCCGGCTGTAGCAGCTGCCAAGACCACAAAGAAATCGTCAAAAAAGAAATAGTATTTCCAGAACTTTCGTAAGTTTACAGAAAAGAGACAGTATTATTACTGTCTCTTTTCTGTTTATTTATGAAATTGGTATCATATTAGTGTGGAATTATAAAATGGACTTTAAATTAGTAAAAGAGATGTTGAAAAGAATATTATTGGTAACCTTTACCGCCGCTGTACTCGCATGTCATGCATCACCACAACCTCAGCAAATGGTTCAGGGTGTAAGTAATATTGTGCCCGATGAGAAGCAAGCACTGGTTTGTAAGGAAATAGTTACCCTCATAGAAAATTGGAATTATAAAAAAATAAAGGTTAATGACTCAATATCATCCCTGATTTTGGATAAATACATAAAGGATCTGGATCCTTATAAAAATTATTTTCTAGCCTCGGATATAAAAGAGTTTGAAAAATTTAGATATTCATTAGATGATGATTTTAGAGTAGGCAGTTTAAATGCTCCATTTTATATTTTTAATGTATATCTGAAAAGGTATAATGAATGGTTGGCTTATTCAATGAATCAGATAAAGGTCAAATATGATTTCAATCAAAATGATACCTATACTTTTGATCGTGAAAAAATGCCTTGGGCCACCTCTTCTACTGCATTAAACGATATCTGGAAAAAGAAGGTAAAATATGAACTTGTTAATTTGAAAATAGCGGGTACAGCTGAGGCTAAAAATGTTGAAACCCTGACCAAAAGATATCAGAATTTGAAATCTCAGGCTTCTAAAGTTAATAATCAGGATATATTCCAAACGATTATGGATGCTTTTACTGAAACAATTGACCCACATACTAACTATTTTAATCCAACTAATGCTCAGGCTTTCAATGAAGATATGGCTCGTTCATTTGAGGGAATAGGTGCCAGGTTGCAATTGGAAAACGAAGTGCTTAAAATTTCTGAGATTATCCCTGGTGGCCCTGCCTTTAAAAGCAAACTTTTAAGTGCAGGAGATAGAATTGTAGGTGTAGCGCAAGGGAGTGCAGAATTTGAGGATATAATTGGATGGAGGATAGAGAACTCTGTAGCCAAAATAAAAGGTCCTAAGGGAACAAAAGTTAGATTGAAAATAATTCCAGTAGGAATGGATCTTTCTTCTAAACCGGTGATTATTGAATTGGTTAGGGAAAAGATTGTTATGGAAGAGCAGTCTGCTAAAAAGAAAGTGAAAACGATACAGTCTAATGGACAACCATACAAGATTGGGATAATTACAGTTCCTGCATTTTATGCTGATTTTAAAGCCGCAAGGGCAGGAGATCCTAACTATAAAAGTACCACCCGTGATGTAAGATTGTTAATTGATACCCTGAAAAATAAGGATAAGGTTGATGCAATAGTTATGGACCTAAGAGCAAACGGAGGTGGATCTTTGGTAGAAGCAATTGATTTGACTGGTTTATTTATTAATAAGGGGCCTGTTGTGCAGGTTAAAGATCTTAAGGGAGGAATTGAAGTTAATGAGGATACTAATCCTGGTGCGATTTGGGAAGGCCCATTCGGTGTAATGGTAGATAGATTAAGTGCCTCTGCTTCTGAGATTTTTGCGGGAGCAATTCAGGATTACGGACGCGGAATTATTATGGGAACGCAGACTTATGGCAAAGGGACTGTACAGTCGTCAATTGATATGAACCAACTTGTAAACCCTTCAATCCTACAAAGACTTGCAGCTTTAGTAGGTAAAAATGTAGCGTCTGGTGCTGCCGGAAAGGATGGTGTGGCTCCTCCTCAATTAGGTCAGATTAATTTAACAATGGCTAAATTCTATCGTGTAACTGGTAGTAGTACGCAACATAAAGGTGTAATGCCCGATATTGTGTTCCCTTCTGTATACCCGATGGATAAGATTGGAGAAGATACTGAGAAATCTGCATTACCTTGGGACGAGGTGAAGAGATCTAATTTTGTTGCAGTTGCAGACCTTAATCCTATTAAGCCAGAGTTGATCAAGCTTCATCAGGAAAGAATGGCTAAGTCTTTAGATTATAAAATCCTTAATCAGGATATTGCTGACATGAAGAAAAGAGAAAAAGAGGTTTCTATAACTTTAAATGAAGCCAAACTTAAAGCAGAGCGTGATAGCCTTGAAACAAAATCATTAGAAAAAACCAATTTGCTGCGAGCAGAAAGAGGCCTTGCCCCAATAAAGAAGGGAGCCAAAGTTACTAAAGAGGAAAGCTTTGATTTTGTTGAGGAAGAGAGCTTAAAGGTTATGCTTGATTTTATGAAATCTACAAATCCTAAAGATAAAGGCCTTGTTAAAACAGTAAAAGAGTTCTAACATAAGCATCAATTGTAATTGCATAAAATAGGGTATCCAAATCAATGGATACCCTATTTTTTTACTATGCCTAAGATTACTTCTTAATATCAGAGTTCTTTTGTATCTGCATGGCCATCATTTCTTTCATAGTACGATTCATACCTTCTGTAGATCCATCAAGGAAAATAACATTCCCTTCGCTGTTCTCCGCAAACTGTTTAATGGATTCAGTCCACATGGTAAAAAGAATAACAGAAATGTCAAGATTAGCCTCTTCCATTTCCTGTGCAGCTTTAGTCATACCATGAGCAACTTCTGCGCGGAATAGAGCAATACCCTGCCCCCTAAGTTGGGCGGCTTCACGTTCTGCCGCTGCAGCGATCTTAATAGCGTTACCATCTGCTTCTGCGCCTTTTGTTTTTGTTATCAGCAAAGCCTGTCCTTCATTTTCGGCAGCAGCTTTTAAATTGTTTGATGCAACCACACGGCTCATGGAACGCATTATTTCCTCATCAAATGTGATGTCATTAAGCTGAAGGTCTTGTAAATGATAGCCCCAGCTTTCTAAAACCTGATCTATCTGGTGTTTAACATGCTCTACAATTTCGTTTCTCTGGGCAAGTACATTGGCTTGTTTTTGGGTTGCTACATAAGCCCTGATAGAGCCCTCAATTGTACGAATAAGTGCTTGCATCAGGTTTGTAGAGTCAACGAATTTAAAAGCAACGTTTTTGATTGTTTCCTCATCGTGGTTTATTACAGAGTACAGCAACATAGCTTTAAAATAAACATTGGCCTGATCTTGTGTTACAGCCTGGAATGAAAGTTCAACAGATCGGTTTTGTATTGAAATTCTGGAATGTATATTTTCTATCAGAGGTATTTTTAAACTTAGCCCCGGACTTAGTAGTCTTCTATATTTTCCAAAAATGGTAATTACTGCAATTGTACCTTGTTTTACCGTTACAAATGAACTGATTAATATTACAGCTGCGATAAAAAGAATGATGTAAAAAGTGTATTCCATAGCGTTATAATTGGTTAGAATAATGAATAAGTTAAGATACGAACATTTATGTTATGAATGTTAAACTAACTTTTGACTGCGAAAGAATACGAAGAACTAAGCTTACTCTGTTTTTAACTCAATACGTCCATTGCCTGAGAAGCGCAATGAATGGCCTGGAAAGTCGGTATTAGTTAGCCATTGGATCTTTTTAAAGGCTGTATAATTCGTGTCCAGAGTTAAGCGTTTAACCTTATCCTGTTTTACAGAGATAATATCGGCAAGGATAAAATCACCATTCGACTTGATTTTAAGCTGTAGTAATGGAGCAAACCCATTAGGTCCTTTAAGACTGAACATTCCATAGGTGCAGAAATTGCCTAGACTGTAAGCTATGAATTTGTTTTTATAAACCTCTACAGCCCTTGTTACATGAGGACCATGGCCAAGAACTACATCAGCCCCTGCATCTATTACACCATGAGCAAACGCATATACATTACCTCTATTCTCTTCATAGAAGATTTCGTCAGTTTTGGGAACATGTTCAAATTTAGCACCTTCACCACCACCATGAAAGGAGACTATAACAATATTTACCTGCGATTTTAATTTTGCAATTAGAGACTTTGCGCTATCAAGTTTATTAATAGAGACGGTATTTTCATTAGGAGCAAATGCACAAAAAGCATATTTGATACTATCCTTTTCGAAAATTACTGAAGGATGGGATTGTAGTCCTGCATAATTTATATTTAGGGAGTCAAGAATTGCGACTGTCCTTTCCCTACCCTTAAAACCAAAATCACCAACATGGTTATTTGCAATGCTTAATAAGTTGAATCCTACCTTTTTTATAATCCCCGCATATCTTTCAGGCATCCTAAATGCAAAACAACTATTCCCAATAGTATCTTTACATTTTGTAGATTTTCCGCTATTAAGGAAACATCCTTCTAAATTGCCGAATACAATATCTCCTTTTAAAAAGTCAGCTACATTTTTAAAACTGTTTATAGCATCGTCTTTTGGTAAATTAGATTTGTCAGGATAGGCTGATCCAAGCATAATATCGCCAACGCCAATGACGGAAATGGTGTCTTTGTTTAAGGTTAAAGTGTCATTTTGTTTGACGTCCTGAATCAGAGAGGTCTCGGTTGTTGAAGCTGTTGTAGTACAACTTAACAGAGTTAAGCTTATTAGGATGTTAAAAAGACTTATGCTAAGAACTCTCATTTTTATTTTATAAAAAAAGTCTTCCTAAAATATCAGGAAGACTTAATGCGTTATATCTAAATAGAATTTTATTCCTCAATCAGATCATTCTTTACAGCATCAATTATTCTTCCGCCTTTATAAAAATATCTTGAGTAATAAGGTTCATTTAAGTTACTAATTACAACACCACGTGTTGATGAAGCATGTGCAAAGCGGTTATCTCCCAAATAGATTCCGATATGTGTAATGCTTCTGCTTTTTATTTTAAAGAATACAAGATCCCCTTCTTTTAGTTCGTCTTTAGACAATGGATCAACCATGCTAAAAATATCTCTTGAATTTCTTAATATTGTAGTGTTGAAAACTTTATCGTAAATAGCTTTTGTAAAAGCTGAACAATCAATCCCTTTGCTTGTATTTCCTCCGAATCTGTATGGGGTACCAATCCATTCATAGATGAATTTGTAGAGTTTGATGTTAGAAGTTGCGTCGACAGCAACACCCATTACCTGCGAAAAATATTGTGAGGCTAAGTTATCAGGATCTTCTAATTTAGAAGTTTCTTTTGTTTTTGTTTGTGCGTTGAGGGCCGAGAGGCTGCACAATACAATCAGAGAAGACAACAAAAACTTTTTTATCATGTTATACTGTTAAGTTTGGGTAAAAGGCACTTACACTTAAACGTACACCACTAGGGCTTATTGTTTGGATGGCAAACATATGTATTTTACAAATGTTATCCAAATGTCATACACCTAATATTAAAAGTTATTAACATTTTTTGTAACCTTAGTGTGCATTTTACATCATTTTCTTCGATATGTTGCAATAAAGAAGTAGATTTGCTCTCGTAAAAAAATCAACACCCCAAAATGAGTGCAGTAGAAATAAATAAAGATACCTATCTGAAGTGGTTTGAGTCGATGTTGCTGATGCGCAAGTTCGAAGAGAAAACCGGTCAACTTTATGGACAACAAAAAATCCGTGGATTTTGTCATTTATATATCGGTCAAGAAGCGGTGGTAGCCGGAGCAATCTCTGCAATGCAGCAAGGTGACTCCATGATTACTACTTACCGTGATCATGCTCATGCACTGGCTTTGGGTGTAAGTGCAGATAGCATTATGGCGGAGATGTATGGTAAAGCAACGGGCTGTTCAAAAGGAAAGGGTGGTTCCATGCACATGTTCAGTAAAGAATTTAATTTTTATGGTGGACATGGTATTGTGGGCGGACAAATTCCATTAGGTGCGGGTATTGCATTTGCTGAAAAATATAAAGGCACAAATAATGTAAATATTTGCTACATGGGTGATGGTGCTGTTCGTCAGGGCGCTTTAAATGAGGCATTTAATATGGCTATGCTTTGGAAACTTCCTGTTGTATTTGTTTGTGAAAATAACTTTTATGCAATGGGTACTTCTGTAGAGCGTACTACAAATATGACTGATATTTATAAAATAGGTTTAGGGTTTGATATGCCTTGTGCTCCTGTTGATGGTATGGATCCGGTTGCAGTTCATAATGCAATGGATGAAGCGATTCAGCGTGCAAGAGCTGGAGAAGGGCCTACTTTCCTGGAAATGAGGACTTATCGTTACCGTGGACATTCTATGTCTGACCCTGCTAAATATCGTACTAAAGATGAATTAGAAGAGTATAAATCAAAAGATCCTATTGAGGCTGTAAGAGAAGTTGTTTTGAAAGAGAAATATGCAGATCAAGCCTGGATTGAGGAAATCGAGAGTAAGATAAAACAGATTGTAGACAATGCTGTAAAGTTTGCAGAAGAATCTCCTTTTCCTGATGCATCAGAATTATATACTGATGTTTATATACAACAGGATTATCCTTACGTTAAAGATTAATTTAGAACGCATTTCAATAGATATATAGAATGGCTGAAATAGTTAGAATGCCCAAGATGAGCGACACCATGACCGAAGGTGTAATGGCTAAATGGCATAAAAAAGTTGGCGATAAAGTTAAAAGCGGCGATGTTATGGCCGAAGTGGAAACCGATAAGGCAACCATGGATTTAGAATCATATTGGGATGGTACCGTATTGTACATAGGTGTAGAAGAAGGTAAGGCTGTTCCTGTTGATGCTATAATTGCTGTAGTTGGTAAAGAAGGCGAAGATTATAAAGCTGCCCTTGATGCTGAAGGAGGTGCTGCACCTGCTAATGTTGAGCCCGCTACTGATAAAAAAGCTGAAACTCCGGTTGAAGAAAAAAAGGAAACATCATCGGCTCCTGCTTTGACTGATGCAGATCTGGAAAAACAAGGAGTTACAGTTGTTCGTATGCCTTTATTGAGTGATACGATGACAGAAGGCGTAATTGCTGAATGGCATAAAAAAGTAGGTGATAAAATTAAGAATGATGATATTCTTGCTGACGTGGAAACCGACAAGGCTACTATGGAAGTTATGGGTTATGCTGAAGGAACTTTATTGCATATTGGAGTTGAAAAAGGACAAGCCGCTAAAGTAAATGGTATTATTGCCATTGTAGGTCCGGAAGGAACTGATATTAGTGGAATACTTAGCCAGGGTGATGCACCAGCAAAACCTGCTGCTGATGGTAAATCTGATGCCCCTGTTGAAGAGAAATCTTCTTCATCAAGCCAGAAAGAAGAAACTCCTGTTGCTTCGGGAAGTACTGATCGCGTAAAGGCATCTCCTCTTGCTAAAAAAATTGCTCAGGAAAAAGGAATTGACCTTAGCCAGGTTGCTGGTAGTGCAGATGGTGGTCGTATCATTAAAAAAGATATTGAAAACTTTAAGCCTGCTGCCAAAGTTGTTGAGGCAGGTGTGCCTGCAGAAAAATCGGCTCCGGTTATTCCTCAATATGTTGGTGAAGAAAGATTTACTGAGAAACCAGTGTCGCAAATGCGTAAGGTGATCGCTAAGCGTTTAGCTGAAAGTTTGTTTACTGCTCCACATTTCTACTTAAATATTAGTATTGATATGGACAATGCTATGGCTGCGCGTACTGCTATCAATTCAGTTGCTCCGGTTAAAGTTTCATTCAATGATATTATAATTAAAGCTGTTGCTGTTGCGTTAAAACAACACCCGGCAGTTAATTCTTCATGGCGAGGAGATAAAATCCGCTTCAATGAGCATACTAATATTGGTGTTGCAATGGCTGTAGAGGATGGTTTATTGGTTCCTGTAGTTCGTTTTGCAGATGGTAAGTCATTATCTCATATATCAGCAGAAGTTAAGGAGTACGGACAGAAAGCGAAAGCTAAGAAACTACAGCCGGCAGATTGGGAAGGTTCTACTTTTACCGTTTCTAATCTGGGTATGTTTGGTATTGATGAATTTACATCAATCATTAATTCTCCTGATGGTGCAATTTTATCTGTAGGTGCAATACAACAAATTCCGGTTGTTAAAAACGGAGCAGTTGTGCCAGGTAATGTAATGAAACTGAGCTTAGGCTGTGATCACCGTGTTGTTGATGGCGCTACAGGTGCTGCCTTCCTGCAAACACTTAAAGGATTGCTGGAAGAGCCAATAAGATTATTGGTATAATCAGAATGCGTACAGAATTCTGAAGTAAATTCAGAACGCTGTACCATATAAAAAACTGAGGTTGCTTGTGTATAATACAGGCAACCTTTTTTATGCTTGTTACTTTTCGTACTTTTGCGCTCATGTCGAACATCAAGCCCTCTTTAGCAAAAGGAACCAGAGATTTTTCTCCACAGGAAATGGTAAAACGTAACTATATTTTTGATACCATTAAAACAGTATTTAAAAAATATGGATACTCAGAGATACAAACTCCATCTATGGAAAATCTCTCGACCTTAACGGGTAAATATGGTGATGAAGGGGATAAGCTAATATTTAAGATATTAAACAGCGGAGACTTTCTTTCTAAGGTAAAACCTGAACTGCTTGCACAGGCGAATTCAAATGCCGTTATATCTTCAATTAGCGAAAAAGCGCTGCGTTATGATCTAACTGTGCCTTTTGCACGTTATGTTGTGATGCATCAGAATGATATTTCACTGCCTTTTAAACGTTTTCAGGTACAGCCGGTATGGCGTGCCGACAGACCACAGAAAGGTCGCTACAGAGAGTTTTATCAATGTGATGTGGATGTTGTAGGGTCAGATAGTTTACTGAACGAGGCTGAGTTTATACTGATCTATCAGGAGGCCCTGAGTGATCTTGGATTAAAGGATTTTACAATAAAAATCAATAATCGTAAAATATTATCTGGAATTGCTGAAGTTGTTGGTAAGCCAGAACTAATAATAGATATGACTGTTGCCATTGATAAACTTGATAAAATAGGATTGGATGGCGTTATTAAAGAGTTATTGGAGCGTGGATTTACCGAAGCAGACATTGACAGACTCAAACCGGTTATTTTACTTGAGGGGACTAACGAACAAAAACTGGATAGTTTAAAAACTGTGCTGTCCGTTTCTGAAACAGGACTTAAAGGTGTTGAAGAAATAGAAACAGTATTTGATTACCTAAGTTCAATGCTTAAAGCTAGCTCATCGATAAATCCTAATGTTGAATTAGATATAACTCTTGCCAGGGGTTTAAATTATTATACAGGTTGCATATTTGAAGTGAAAACCAATGAAGTTGCCATGGGGAGTATTGGTGGAGGAGGAAGATATGACGATTTAACCGGTATGTTCGGCTTGAAAAATTTAACCGGAGTGGGAGTTTCTTTTGGAGCAGATAGGATTTATGACGTATTACAGGAACTGAATCTTTTTCCAGAATCTGCGGCTGCAGGTACAAGGGTTTTGATTAGTAATTTCGATAAGGAGGCAGAAAGATACGCACTGCCAATCTTACAGCAATTAAGAGGTGCAAACATCGCTACTGAACTGTATCCATCTTCAGCTAAGCTTAAAAAGCAAATGAGCTATGCAGATGATAAAAATATTCCTTACGTAATACTTATTGGTAGTGAAGAAATGGGTAATGGTGTGCTAACATTGAAAGATATGAAAAGTGGACAACAAGACAAATTAACCGTTGCAGCTATTATTGATCAGTTAAAATTTAATTAACCTTTGGTGGAAGCCATAAAGGTTTCAAGATTTCGTTTTGCTTTTGTTCTGATTTTGTTTCTTAAAAATCCTGTCCACCCTAATATAAGTCCGGTAAAACCAAGGGCCTGTTTTGCCCATGTGTAGAAATCAAAATGATCAGTATGTTTTGTGATTTTTCCGTTTTCTATTAAAAAGGATGCCTTAATTCGATTAATCACCTTATTTCCTGTGGCAGAAAAAGTATAATAGGCATCCCAGTCAGCATTCCCCCCAAACTCATTTCCGGAAATATTTTTGAATTCTATTCGCATATCCTTACCGCTTTTAATTAGCATAGCCCACATAGAGCGGACCTCGTTTGCATCTAAATTGGTAAATACAGAATCATTAAAGATGGCCTTGTCTGCATAGCAATCTTGCATTGCCTGTACATCTTTATTTTGAAAACTTGTATAAAAGTGATGGATAAGTTCTTCATTTGGAGTCATAGCGATTGCATGTTTACTGTTTTTGGTTTGTAGGTTGTGGTATTTACTATAGCTTTAAGCTCTTGTAAAATGGCATATAATCCAAAGTTTGTACGGTTAACATAAATAAAATGCTTCACCCCTCTGGCTTGTTTAAATTCAGCCATTTTGGATATTTTTTCACC contains the following coding sequences:
- a CDS encoding pyruvate dehydrogenase complex dihydrolipoamide acetyltransferase, producing the protein MAEIVRMPKMSDTMTEGVMAKWHKKVGDKVKSGDVMAEVETDKATMDLESYWDGTVLYIGVEEGKAVPVDAIIAVVGKEGEDYKAALDAEGGAAPANVEPATDKKAETPVEEKKETSSAPALTDADLEKQGVTVVRMPLLSDTMTEGVIAEWHKKVGDKIKNDDILADVETDKATMEVMGYAEGTLLHIGVEKGQAAKVNGIIAIVGPEGTDISGILSQGDAPAKPAADGKSDAPVEEKSSSSSQKEETPVASGSTDRVKASPLAKKIAQEKGIDLSQVAGSADGGRIIKKDIENFKPAAKVVEAGVPAEKSAPVIPQYVGEERFTEKPVSQMRKVIAKRLAESLFTAPHFYLNISIDMDNAMAARTAINSVAPVKVSFNDIIIKAVAVALKQHPAVNSSWRGDKIRFNEHTNIGVAMAVEDGLLVPVVRFADGKSLSHISAEVKEYGQKAKAKKLQPADWEGSTFTVSNLGMFGIDEFTSIINSPDGAILSVGAIQQIPVVKNGAVVPGNVMKLSLGCDHRVVDGATGAAFLQTLKGLLEEPIRLLV
- the hisS gene encoding histidine--tRNA ligase, with product MSNIKPSLAKGTRDFSPQEMVKRNYIFDTIKTVFKKYGYSEIQTPSMENLSTLTGKYGDEGDKLIFKILNSGDFLSKVKPELLAQANSNAVISSISEKALRYDLTVPFARYVVMHQNDISLPFKRFQVQPVWRADRPQKGRYREFYQCDVDVVGSDSLLNEAEFILIYQEALSDLGLKDFTIKINNRKILSGIAEVVGKPELIIDMTVAIDKLDKIGLDGVIKELLERGFTEADIDRLKPVILLEGTNEQKLDSLKTVLSVSETGLKGVEEIETVFDYLSSMLKASSSINPNVELDITLARGLNYYTGCIFEVKTNEVAMGSIGGGGRYDDLTGMFGLKNLTGVGVSFGADRIYDVLQELNLFPESAAAGTRVLISNFDKEAERYALPILQQLRGANIATELYPSSAKLKKQMSYADDKNIPYVILIGSEEMGNGVLTLKDMKSGQQDKLTVAAIIDQLKFN
- a CDS encoding nuclear transport factor 2 family protein, yielding MTPNEELIHHFYTSFQNKDVQAMQDCYADKAIFNDSVFTNLDANEVRSMWAMLIKSGKDMRIEFKNISGNEFGGNADWDAYYTFSATGNKVINRIKASFLIENGKITKHTDHFDFYTWAKQALGFTGLILGWTGFLRNKIRTKAKRNLETFMASTKG